In Maridesulfovibrio bastinii DSM 16055, a genomic segment contains:
- the trkA gene encoding Trk system potassium transporter TrkA encodes MRIIVIGAGEVGFNVARRLASENKDVVVIDLQSSALKRVSETLDVQTIKGSGSSPEVLKKAGIENADILLAVTDKDEINLLASFFANKISSDLIKLARVRNDDYISYSDMFQSGDLNIDTIINPDQEVVESILRLMSVPGAVEINEFVNGEVRLIGVKIPEASPLSGVLLKNIKDSLGDINVVVAALVREDRLIIPGGEDRIKEGDIVYFTCINKNQTTLLKSAGILTEPVHKVLIVGGGNVGYLLAQTLDNRKYHTRLLECNPDRCEFLSENLNRVIVLQGDGTDQELLKEENIGEMDMVISVTGDEEMNILTCLLAKKMGARKTITRINNFAYMPLIQPLGIDHLVCPRLSAINSILRFVRRGKVLSAVSIKGDEAEVLEAIAQEKSKIVGKPIMDLGLPKGSLILCFQRGDKVIIPTGMTVIEPQDRLLIISTRSTIPDIEEALTTTLEFF; translated from the coding sequence TTGAGGATAATCGTCATAGGAGCTGGGGAAGTCGGCTTTAATGTCGCCAGACGTCTGGCCAGCGAAAACAAGGATGTTGTCGTTATTGATTTACAGAGTTCCGCTCTGAAACGAGTTTCAGAAACTTTGGATGTTCAGACAATCAAAGGATCTGGTTCCAGTCCTGAAGTATTGAAAAAAGCAGGAATTGAGAATGCTGATATCCTTTTAGCTGTTACTGATAAGGATGAAATAAATCTTCTAGCATCTTTTTTTGCGAATAAAATTTCATCTGATCTTATCAAGTTGGCCAGAGTTCGTAATGACGATTACATAAGTTATTCAGACATGTTCCAGAGTGGGGACCTGAATATCGACACAATTATCAATCCCGATCAGGAAGTTGTTGAGTCCATACTGCGACTTATGAGTGTGCCCGGTGCCGTAGAGATTAATGAATTTGTTAATGGTGAAGTCCGCCTGATAGGAGTTAAAATTCCTGAAGCTAGTCCTTTGAGCGGAGTTTTATTAAAGAATATTAAAGATTCGCTTGGAGATATAAATGTTGTTGTTGCCGCTCTGGTCCGTGAAGACCGGTTGATTATACCCGGTGGTGAAGATCGGATTAAGGAAGGTGATATTGTTTATTTTACATGTATTAATAAAAATCAGACAACCTTATTGAAATCAGCAGGTATATTAACAGAACCAGTCCACAAAGTTCTTATCGTTGGTGGAGGTAATGTAGGTTATCTGCTGGCACAGACTCTGGATAACCGTAAATATCACACCAGACTTCTTGAATGTAATCCTGATAGGTGTGAATTTTTGTCGGAGAATCTCAACAGGGTTATTGTCTTACAAGGTGATGGGACAGATCAGGAGCTTCTGAAAGAAGAAAACATCGGTGAAATGGATATGGTCATTTCTGTAACCGGAGATGAGGAAATGAATATCCTGACATGTCTGCTGGCGAAAAAAATGGGTGCTCGTAAGACCATTACCCGAATAAATAATTTTGCATACATGCCTTTGATTCAACCTCTTGGTATAGATCATCTGGTTTGCCCGAGACTCTCAGCTATTAATTCCATTTTGCGTTTTGTCAGACGTGGAAAAGTCCTGTCAGCAGTTTCTATTAAAGGTGATGAAGCTGAAGTTCTTGAGGCTATAGCTCAGGAGAAATCTAAAATTGTTGGTAAGCCGATAATGGACTTAGGTCTTCCGAAAGGATCTCTTATACTATGTTTTCAGCGTGGTGATAAGGTTATTATCCCCACAGGAATGACTGTAATTGAGCCTCAGGACAGACTTCTAATTATTTCTACACGCAGTACCATTCCGGACATTGAGGAAGCTTTGACAACCACTCTGGAGTTTTTTTGA
- a CDS encoding TrkH family potassium uptake protein, producing the protein MRWNICLHIIGALTICVGLCMFFPLFFSVYYADSGVTPFCWSIIITLICGAILFFCFKDSSAGKGLNHREGMAIVALGWIMAGLFGSLPFLIGGVFQSPVDCVFESLSGFSTTGASVMTDIESVAKGILFWRSLTHWLGGMGIIVLSLAILPFLGVGGMQLYKAEVPGPVPDKLKPRIKDTAVALWKVYLLFSLIETVLLMFGGMNLFDSLCHTFGTLATGGFSTKNPSVAYYDSAYIDYVITFFMLVAGVNFSLHYQMLKGRPLAFWRDPEFRFFSIVTIAVTVIITVSLYTSNIYDNIADAFRYSSFQVASIMSTTGYATADYETWPAISQALLLFCMFLGGCAGSTSGGMKHLRIMLLLKHSYQELLRLIHPRQISRVKLGKTVVQPEVLNGILGFAVLWLGLFIICGFIVAATGVDVTSSFAASLACIGNIGPGIGSVGPTDNYAHIPELGKWALIFCMLLGRLEIYTVVVLFVPEFWRK; encoded by the coding sequence ATGCGCTGGAATATATGCCTTCATATAATCGGAGCTTTGACAATCTGTGTCGGGCTTTGCATGTTTTTCCCATTATTTTTCTCCGTGTATTATGCGGATTCAGGGGTGACACCTTTTTGCTGGTCTATAATAATTACCCTGATTTGCGGTGCTATACTGTTTTTCTGCTTTAAAGACAGTAGTGCCGGGAAGGGCTTGAACCATAGAGAAGGAATGGCAATAGTTGCTCTAGGCTGGATTATGGCCGGCCTTTTTGGCAGTTTGCCGTTTTTGATTGGTGGAGTGTTTCAATCTCCTGTCGATTGTGTCTTTGAATCGCTTTCCGGATTTTCCACTACCGGAGCTTCGGTAATGACGGATATAGAAAGTGTTGCAAAGGGAATTTTATTCTGGAGGAGCCTTACCCATTGGCTGGGCGGTATGGGGATAATTGTCCTTTCGTTAGCAATACTGCCGTTCCTTGGTGTAGGTGGGATGCAGTTGTATAAAGCGGAAGTTCCGGGTCCTGTTCCTGATAAACTTAAGCCCAGAATAAAAGATACCGCAGTAGCATTATGGAAGGTTTATCTTCTTTTCAGCCTTATTGAAACAGTACTGCTTATGTTTGGTGGAATGAATTTATTCGATTCTTTGTGCCATACGTTCGGTACCTTGGCTACTGGAGGTTTTTCTACCAAAAATCCTTCTGTAGCATATTACGACAGTGCTTATATTGATTATGTTATTACTTTTTTTATGCTCGTTGCCGGTGTAAACTTTTCGCTTCATTACCAAATGTTGAAAGGCCGTCCATTAGCATTCTGGCGGGATCCTGAGTTCAGATTTTTCAGCATAGTCACTATTGCGGTAACTGTAATTATTACTGTGAGTCTTTATACCTCTAATATTTACGATAATATTGCCGATGCCTTCAGGTATTCATCGTTTCAGGTTGCTTCAATTATGAGTACTACAGGATATGCAACTGCAGATTATGAAACATGGCCTGCTATATCACAGGCTCTGTTGCTGTTTTGCATGTTTCTTGGAGGGTGCGCCGGATCTACGAGCGGAGGTATGAAACATCTAAGGATAATGCTGCTTTTAAAGCATTCTTATCAGGAACTTTTGCGATTGATACATCCGCGGCAGATAAGCAGAGTTAAACTTGGCAAGACTGTAGTTCAGCCTGAAGTTCTCAATGGAATACTTGGATTTGCTGTTCTGTGGCTGGGGTTATTTATCATTTGCGGTTTTATTGTTGCGGCAACAGGAGTTGATGTTACATCCTCATTTGCCGCATCACTGGCTTGTATTGGAAATATAGGGCCGGGAATAGGAAGCGTTGGACCAACTGATAATTATGCGCATATTCCCGAGCTTGGGAAATGGGCTCTTATTTTTTGCATGCTTCTGGGAAGATTAGAAATATATACGGTTGTAGTTTTGTTTGTTCCCGAATTCTGGAGAAAATAA
- a CDS encoding helix-turn-helix domain-containing protein, with protein MDNTIGARIKAVRGEMLQTHFSEMLGVHKNSLSRYERGVGLPDAQFIQSLCTTFEIEANWLLFGEGPRKRGAAAQPRPNKEGQCVRCEVLEAELSKERDLSRELMQDNRELMKENRKLMRENSDLRVELAEIKARAAPDGDNKDEERLRVG; from the coding sequence TTGGACAACACTATTGGCGCCCGCATCAAGGCTGTTAGAGGAGAAATGCTACAGACTCATTTTTCCGAAATGCTTGGAGTACACAAAAATTCTCTTAGTCGTTATGAGAGAGGTGTAGGACTTCCTGACGCACAATTTATTCAGTCTTTATGCACAACATTTGAGATTGAAGCTAATTGGCTGTTATTCGGAGAAGGCCCCCGGAAACGAGGGGCAGCAGCTCAACCTCGTCCTAATAAGGAAGGACAATGCGTTCGCTGTGAAGTGTTAGAAGCTGAACTTTCAAAAGAAAGGGATTTGAGCCGGGAGCTAATGCAGGACAACCGGGAACTTATGAAAGAAAACCGCAAGCTGATGCGCGAGAACAGCGATCTGAGAGTAGAGCTGGCAGAAATAAAGGCTAGAGCAGCGCCTGACGGAGATAATAAAGACGAAGAAAGACTCAGGGTCGGATAA